From the Daucus carota subsp. sativus chromosome 8, DH1 v3.0, whole genome shotgun sequence genome, one window contains:
- the LOC108199856 gene encoding probable pectate lyase 8, whose product MALSKVIVSLSALLLLLLFVGATAVLNNSDHLSSIKSDEKAELQNSVNSSMAARLEDVDGEGLNEHAVSNPDEVASMVDMSIRNSTERRKLGFFSCGTGNPIDDCWRCDSNWHRNRKRLADCGIGFGRNAIGGRDGRFYVVTDSRDDDPVNPRPGTLRHAVIQDRPLWIVFKRDMVIQLKQELIMNSFKTIDGRGVNVHIANGGCITIQFVTNVIIHGLHIHDCKPTGNAMVRSSPTHFGWRTMADGDAISIFGSSHVWVDHNSLSNCADGLVDAVMGSTAITVSNNHFTHHNEVMLLGHSDSYTRDKQMQVTIAYNHFGEGLIQRMPRCRHGYFHVVNNDYTHWEMYAIGGSASPTINSQGNRYLAPANPFAKEVTKRVETPVGHWKGWNWRSEGDLLLNGAYFTPSGAGATSSYARASSLGAKSSSMVGTITSGAGVLGCRRGHQC is encoded by the exons ATGGCGCTTTCTAAAGTTATTGTATCTCTTTCTGCATTGCTGCTTCTCTTGCTCTTCGTCGGAGCCACGGCCGTTCTCAACAACTCCGATCATCTCTCTTCCATTAA GAGTGATGAAAAAGCAGAGTTGCAGAACTCGGTCAACTCGTCAATGGCGGCAAG GTTGGAAGATGTTGATGGTGAAGGCTTAAATGAGCATGCTGTTTCTAACCCAGATGAGGTTGCTTCAATGGTTGACAT gAGCATCAGAAACAGTACTGAGCGGAGGAAATTGGGATTTTTCTCCTGTGGAACTGGCAATCCTATTGATGATTGTTGGCGCTGTGATTCCAACTGGCATCGTAACCGCAAGAGGCTTGCTGACTGTGGCATTGGTTTTGGCCGAAATGCCATTGGAGGTCGTGATGGTCGCTTCTATGTAGTCACTGATTCTCGTGATGATGACCCTGTTAACCCCAGACCTGGTACCCTACGCCATGCTGTTATCCAGGACAGACCCCTCTGGATTGTGTTCAAGCGCGACATGGTGATACAATTGAAGCAGGAGCTTATCATGAACAGCTTCAAAACAATTGATGGTAGAGGGGTTAATGTCCATATTGCTAATGGCGGGTGCATCACCATCCAGTTTGTAACCAATGTTATAATTCATGGCCTGCATATCCATGACTGCAAACCTACTGGAAATGCTATGGTTAGAAGCTCCCCCACTCATTTTGGGTGGAGGACAATGGCTGATGGAGATGCCATATCCATCTTTGGATCGAGCCATGTCTGGGTTGATCATAATTCACTATCAAACTGCGCAGATGGCCTTGTTGATGCTGTCATGGGCTCAACTGCCATTACAGTTTCCAACAATCATTTCACCCACCACAATGAG GTTATGCTTTTGGGTCACAGTGATTCCTATACGAGAGACAAGCAAATGCAAGTTACTATCGCATATAACCATTTCGGAGAGGGCCTTATTCAAAGGATGCCCAG ATGCAGACACGGGTATTTCCATGTAGTCAACAATGACTACACTCACTGGGAGATGTATGCAATTGGTGGAAGTGCAAGCCCTACCATCAACAGCCAAGGAAACAGATACCTAGCCCCAGCTAATCCTTTTGCAAAGGAG GTGACAAAGCGAGTGGAGACACCTGTTGGTCACTGGAAGGGTTGGAATTGGAGATCAGAGGGTGACTTGTTACTTAATGGAGCATACTTTACGCCATCTGGAGCTGGAGCGACATCTAGCTATGCCAGAGCTTCAAGCTTAGGGGCAAAATCTTCTTCAATGGTCGGTACAATCACTTCTGGAGCTGGCGTTCTTGGCTGTCGCAGAGGCCACCAGTGCTAG